The window ACGCGATGTCCACGCGCCCGCCCAGCAGCGCCGGAAAGGCGTCAAACCCCACGTCCACAAACGTCAGTTTGCTGAAATCGCCGCCGTCGCACGCCATCAGACCCTGGATGACCGCCTGCTCCAGGGGAAGGCCGTAGGACGCATACGTCTTGCCCTCAAAGTCCTTGGGGCGCGTGATATTCTTCTCCTTGAGCGACGCGAACGCCGACGTGTTGTGCTGGATGATGGCCGCCAGCGACACCACCGGAATATCCTGCGAGCGGGCGATGGTAACCTCCTCCTGGAAACTCACGCCGAACTCGGTATGGCCGAAGGCCACCTGCTTGAGCGCCGCAGCCGGATCCGACGGAATCTGGATGTCCAGGTCAATCCCCTGCTCCTTGTACCAGCCCTTGTCCAGGGCCACGTAGAAGCCGGTGTGATTGGTGTTCGGCACCCAGTCCAGCGAAAGCGTGGCCTTCACCGGCGCGGGCGTCGGCGTGGGCGTGGCCCTTTGCCCGCACGCCGCCAGCAGCAGAACCGCGACAACCATCAGGACTGACAAAACCCGTTTAGACATGTTCCACCTCCCTACATTTCTTCCCATCTTTCCTCGCGTGCTCTGGTGTAGAACCACGGGAGCGCCAGGCGCTCCGCGGCAACGACTGCCAGAAACAGCGCCAGGCTCAGCGCCGAGACGACGCCAATGGTCGCGAAGACCCAGTCGGTGCGGAAGGAGTTGCTGGCGCGCAACATGAACACCCCCAGTCCACGGCTTGCGCCCACCCACTCGCCGATGATGGCCCCGACGACGCTGTAGGTGATGGCCACCTTGATGCCGGTGAACATCCCGGGCAGCGAGGCGGGCACGCGCACCTTGAGGAAAATCTGGCGGCGGGTGGCCCCCATGGATTGCAGGAGCGCGATGAGGTCGGGGTCGGTGGAGCGCAGCCCGTCGGCCGTGCCCACCACGATGGGGAAGAAGCAGACCAACCCCACGACCACCACCTTGGGGAGCAGGCCGTAGCCGAACCAGATGACCAGCAGCGGCGCTATGGCGATGATGGGGATCGTCTGCGACACCACCAGCAGGGGGTACAGCGCCCGCCGCAGCGTGGCCGAAACGTCAATGAGGAGCGCCAACATCAGCCCGCTCGCCAGCGCGACGGCGAATCCGACGAGCGTCTCCGCCACCGTCTGCGCCAGGTGCGGCCCCAGGAGATGGCGGGCGTCCACCGCGGCGCGGGCGATGGCCGAGGGCGCGGGCAGAAGCCAGGCCTGGATGCGCCACACCCGCGTCGCGATTTCCCATGCGGCGAAGGCCAGCGCCACCAGCAGCACAGCGGGGCCGTATTCGGCGATGGCCTGACCCAGAGGCGGCCGTTTGGCCGCTGCGCCTGCCTTCATGGCGTCTCCTCCTTGCGCGGCGCGGGGCACGCGTTGGTGAGGGTGATGACCAGCACCGCCGGCCCCAATTCGGCGGCGCGGCGGAAGCCATCCCTGAGCGCGTTCAGAATCACCTCGTCTTCGCCCCATGTCAGCGTGCTCATCGGCCCGGGCGTGTACTCCAGGCCATGCGCCGCCAGCGCCTTCCAGATTTCCGTGATGGCCGGGGACAGGTCCTGCTGCCCCAGCGGGTACAGACTCACCTGCGCCGATACTCCCATCATACGTCTATCCTCCCGACCAGAAGCGCGCCGAACGGACGAAAGGCCCTGCGCCCGATGCGTTCCAGCGACCACGCCGCGCGCAGCCCCTGCCCGCCCGGCAGCACAAAGACCGAACTGCTCCACCTCACCGTGCCGAACGGCGCGAGCAACCGCGTGAATTCGCCGGGCGCGAAGAAGTGCGCCGCCGCGAAGGGGTCAGACGGGTTGCGGCGGGCGGCCCTTCGGCGCACCCACGCCCAGGGAGACCAGGCGTTCAGCACGCCGACCACCACCCGCCCGCCCTTGCGGCACACGCGCGCCATCTCGGCCACGGCCCGCGCCGCGTCGGACACGAACTCCAGCGCCGTTACCGACAGCACCAGGTCAAAGACGCCGTCCCCGAAGGGCAAGGCCGCGGCGTCGGCCTGCACCAGGGGTGACATCCCCGGCTTGGCCCGGGCCACCCGCAGCATGGCGCGCGACACGTCCACGCCCACCACCCGCGCGCCGCGCTCGGCGAGAAACTGCGCGAAGTGGCCGGTGCCGGTCCCCACGTCCAGCGCGGCCTGGCCCGCCACCAGCCCCACGAACCGCAGCAGCAGGTCCTTCTCCAGCAGGTCCACCGTATGCCCCAGGGGCGTGTCAAACCAGGAATCGTAGAGGTCCGCGAGCGGGTCAAACGGCCACTGCATCGCCCTCCTCCTCGCCGTGGGTTACGACGACCAGCAGGATGCCGTCGGATGTGGACACGCGGGCCACAGGCCCCAGCAGGACGTTGCTGATGCCGCGCCCCGGCCCCATGAACAGGCTTTCGCGGCGCAGCGGGTACTCCAGGCCCTCGGTCTGCACGCCGCGCACCTCGGGCGTGAGGGGGATCAGCGAGACCGTATCGCCGCGCCCACCGCGAATCTCGGCCCGCCCCCACACGACGAAAGCCTCCACGCGGCCGTCCACCAGCCGCACATCCTTGCCCCGCAGTTGGGGCATGGTGAGCAGGTACACATTGCCCAGGGTGTGATCCAGGCGGCCGCCCAGCGCGCCGACGATGGTGATCTCTTCGGCGCCGCGCCTGATGGCCTCCAGCAGCGCCAACTCCAGGTCGGTCTCATCCTTGCGCGACGGGAAGGTGCGGATTTCCACGCCGTTTCGGCGCAGGGAGTCCGCCAACTCCGCCGACAGCGAGTCCATGTCGCCCACGACCACGTGCGGGCGGATGCCGGCGGCGAGGGCCAGCGCCGCCCCGCCGTCCGCCGCGATGATGAGTTGGGCCGATTCCGCCAGGCGGGCCAGCGCCGACGAGTCCGCGCCGACCGACGCCGCAACCACGAGCGTTCGCATACCTGCCTCCCGCAAAACAAAAGC of the Chloroflexota bacterium genome contains:
- a CDS encoding class I SAM-dependent methyltransferase, whose protein sequence is MQWPFDPLADLYDSWFDTPLGHTVDLLEKDLLLRFVGLVAGQAALDVGTGTGHFAQFLAERGARVVGVDVSRAMLRVARAKPGMSPLVQADAAALPFGDGVFDLVLSVTALEFVSDAARAVAEMARVCRKGGRVVVGVLNAWSPWAWVRRRAARRNPSDPFAAAHFFAPGEFTRLLAPFGTVRWSSSVFVLPGGQGLRAAWSLERIGRRAFRPFGALLVGRIDV
- a CDS encoding thiamine diphosphokinase; this encodes MRTLVVAASVGADSSALARLAESAQLIIAADGGAALALAAGIRPHVVVGDMDSLSAELADSLRRNGVEIRTFPSRKDETDLELALLEAIRRGAEEITIVGALGGRLDHTLGNVYLLTMPQLRGKDVRLVDGRVEAFVVWGRAEIRGGRGDTVSLIPLTPEVRGVQTEGLEYPLRRESLFMGPGRGISNVLLGPVARVSTSDGILLVVVTHGEEEGDAVAV
- a CDS encoding ABC transporter substrate-binding protein, with protein sequence MSKRVLSVLMVVAVLLLAACGQRATPTPTPAPVKATLSLDWVPNTNHTGFYVALDKGWYKEQGIDLDIQIPSDPAAALKQVAFGHTEFGVSFQEEVTIARSQDIPVVSLAAIIQHNTSAFASLKEKNITRPKDFEGKTYASYGLPLEQAVIQGLMACDGGDFSKLTFVDVGFDAFPALLGGRVDIAWIFLAWDGVQAQIKGYELNTIPLYGSCVPDYYTPVVIAGEKTIQEKPDLVRRFMAATARGYEYAIAHPSEAAEILLKYAPESDPELIRHSQEWLSPRYKADAPKWGVQKAETWRAFGDWMKTNGLITGDFDPDKAFTNEFLP
- a CDS encoding thiamine-binding protein, with translation MMGVSAQVSLYPLGQQDLSPAITEIWKALAAHGLEYTPGPMSTLTWGEDEVILNALRDGFRRAAELGPAVLVITLTNACPAPRKEETP
- a CDS encoding ABC transporter permease, with the protein product MKAGAAAKRPPLGQAIAEYGPAVLLVALAFAAWEIATRVWRIQAWLLPAPSAIARAAVDARHLLGPHLAQTVAETLVGFAVALASGLMLALLIDVSATLRRALYPLLVVSQTIPIIAIAPLLVIWFGYGLLPKVVVVGLVCFFPIVVGTADGLRSTDPDLIALLQSMGATRRQIFLKVRVPASLPGMFTGIKVAITYSVVGAIIGEWVGASRGLGVFMLRASNSFRTDWVFATIGVVSALSLALFLAVVAAERLALPWFYTRAREERWEEM